In one Zalophus californianus isolate mZalCal1 chromosome 10, mZalCal1.pri.v2, whole genome shotgun sequence genomic region, the following are encoded:
- the C10H16orf54 gene encoding transmembrane protein C16orf54 homolog isoform X4 has translation MPSTPEQPSGHTEGLPTSELGSWPPLPCGPCIPIMLALASLAALFLLTTAMLAERLFRRSQHPDPSTHAPTLVWRPGGELWIEPKGTPRERSEDWYGSAVPLLMDQAPDPPTPGGTLEARATAPPAPLAPLSPSGSVVPRTPPRAPARSTFWGPQAWDERPCVPGLVSWAEPEQRPEANVYLGSPQAQRQRLGSPDPEWGLQPRVTLEQISAFWRREGRTSVGF, from the coding sequence ATGCCTTCGACTCCAGAGCAGCCCTCTGGGCACACGGAGGGACTCCCTACATCAGAGCTGGGTTCTTGGCCCCCACTGCCCTGCGGGCCCTGCATCCCCATCATGCTGGCCCTGGCCTCCCTCGCTGCACTCTTCCTCCTAACGACAGCTATGTTGGCTGAACGCCTGTTCCGCCGCTCGCAGCACCCAGACCCCAGCACCCATGCACCCACCCTGGTCTGGCGCCCTGGAGGAGAACTGTGGATTGAGCCCAAGGGCACCCCCCGAGAGCGCTCCGAGGACTGGTACGGCTCTGCGGTCCCCTTGCTGATGGACCAGGCCCCAGACCCTCCCACCCCCGGGGGCACCTTGGAGGCCCGCGCAACAGCCCCACCTGCCCCTTTAGCCCCACTCTCCCCATCCGGCTCCGTGGTCCCCCGcaccccacccagggccccagcccGCAGCACCTTCTGGGGGCCCCAGGCCTGGGACGAGAGGCCCTGTGTCCCAGGCTTGGTGAGCTGGGCTGAGCCAGAACAGAGGCCAGAGGCCAACGTGTACTTGGGgagcccccaggcccagaggcagCGACTAGGAAGCCCTGATCCTGAGTGGGGCCTCCAGCCTCGGGTCACCCTGGAGCAGATCTCCGCTTTCTGGAGGCGTGAAGGTCGGACCAGCGTGGGGTTCTGA
- the C10H16orf54 gene encoding transmembrane protein C16orf54 homolog isoform X3 codes for MRPTLSHLLPLPTRLSKMPSTPEQPSGHTEGLPTSELGSWPPLPCGPCIPIMLALASLAALFLLTTAMLAERLFRRSQHPDPSTHAPTLVWRPGGELWIEPKGTPRERSEDWYGSAVPLLMDQAPDPPTPGGTLEARATAPPAPLAPLSPSGSVVPRTPPRAPARSTFWGPQAWDERPCVPGLVSWAEPEQRPEANVYLGSPQAQRQRLGSPDPEWGLQPRVTLEQISAFWRREGRTSVGF; via the exons aTGAG gcCCACCCTGTCTCATCTGCTTCCTCTCCCGACCCGTCTCTCCAAGATGCCTTCGACTCCAGAGCAGCCCTCTGGGCACACGGAGGGACTCCCTACATCAGAGCTGGGTTCTTGGCCCCCACTGCCCTGCGGGCCCTGCATCCCCATCATGCTGGCCCTGGCCTCCCTCGCTGCACTCTTCCTCCTAACGACAGCTATGTTGGCTGAACGCCTGTTCCGCCGCTCGCAGCACCCAGACCCCAGCACCCATGCACCCACCCTGGTCTGGCGCCCTGGAGGAGAACTGTGGATTGAGCCCAAGGGCACCCCCCGAGAGCGCTCCGAGGACTGGTACGGCTCTGCGGTCCCCTTGCTGATGGACCAGGCCCCAGACCCTCCCACCCCCGGGGGCACCTTGGAGGCCCGCGCAACAGCCCCACCTGCCCCTTTAGCCCCACTCTCCCCATCCGGCTCCGTGGTCCCCCGcaccccacccagggccccagcccGCAGCACCTTCTGGGGGCCCCAGGCCTGGGACGAGAGGCCCTGTGTCCCAGGCTTGGTGAGCTGGGCTGAGCCAGAACAGAGGCCAGAGGCCAACGTGTACTTGGGgagcccccaggcccagaggcagCGACTAGGAAGCCCTGATCCTGAGTGGGGCCTCCAGCCTCGGGTCACCCTGGAGCAGATCTCCGCTTTCTGGAGGCGTGAAGGTCGGACCAGCGTGGGGTTCTGA